One segment of Carya illinoinensis cultivar Pawnee chromosome 13, C.illinoinensisPawnee_v1, whole genome shotgun sequence DNA contains the following:
- the LOC122290954 gene encoding uncharacterized protein LOC122290954 gives MDGNASMEMHGWKCFDPVVTANSSQRKPSNNRFKNDKNRSKQNSNNKFFFLRSPLLCADFAISLDTQQRIVPNLRLLQQQIALLLRLQRMENGFSISLLLIISHLIWLISISTLNMMVKMRFILEMVQDRMTGIVLMRGRCEGGVYPVALRPSSSQVNTITLAGTRVSFDCWHHRLGHPTPKICRHYLGVVPWLCPRLSPSCPVFRVNVINLINCHLVLLLLKVILLNFCMLIFGDPSLFPQILLYMLVYVDDLILMDNHSEFLQHVVKSLVDKFSLKDLFDLHYFLVVKVIPIKQELFLSQNYFVLDLLTRLKMTGANKVHTPMSVSTKLILDNGTACCDATEYRHMIDSLQYLSLPRPNLDFAKAVACSSTKAEYRAQATAALDIAWIHSLLDELGIKLCATPFLYCDNVGATQLSLNPVLHFRMKHIVIDLHFVCDFVRRVHLHVAHVHIDDQLADLLIKPLARSHFNQLQG, from the exons ATGGATGGAAATGCTTCGATGGAAATGCATGGATGGAAATGCTTCGACCCTGTTGTAACAGCCAATTCTTCTCAACGAAAGCCATCCAATAATCGGTTCAAAAACGACAAGAACCGATCCAAGCAAAATTCAaacaacaaatttttttttctaagaagTCCTCTGTTGTGTGCCGATTTTGCGATCAGCTTGGACACTCAACAAAGAATTGTGCCAAACTTACGTCTTCTCCAACAGCAAATTGCGTTACTTCTTCGGCTCCAAAGAATGGAAAATGGCTTCTCGATTTCGTTGCTTCTCATAATATCACATCTGATTTGGCTAATCTCCATATCTACTCTGAATATGATGGTCAAGATGAGGTTTATCTTGGAGATGGTACAG GATCGGATGACGGGAATAGTGCTCATGCGTGGTAGGTGTGAAGGTGGAGTTTATCCTGTGGCCCTTCGTCCTTCCTCATCCCAGGTCAATACCATCACCTTGGCTGGAACTCGTGTCTCCTTCGACTGTTGGCATCATCGATTGGGGCATCCTACTCCAAAGATTTGTCGTCACTACTTAGGAGTCGTGCCTTGGCTGTGTCCTCGTCTAAGTCCCTCATGTCCCGTATTTCGTGTCAATGTAATAAATCTCATAAATTGCCATTTAGTCTTACTTCTCTTAAAAGTAATTCTCTTGAATTTCTGTATGTTGATATTTGGGGATCCTTCCCTATTTCCTCA GATTCTTCTCTATATGCTGGTGTATGTCGACGATTTAATTCTCATGGACAATCACAGTGAATTTCTGCAACATGTAGTCAAGTCTCTAGTTGACAAATTTTCTCTCAAAGATTTATTTGACCTACATTATTTCCTTGTGGTGAAAGTCATTCCAATTAAGCAGGAGTTGTTCCTCTCTCAGAACTATTTTGTTCTTGATCTTCTCACTAGGTTGAAGATGACTGGTGCTAATAAGGTTCATACTCCCATGTCTGTGTCTACTAAGCTTATACTTGACAATGGTACTGCATGCTGTGATGCTACCGAATACAGACACATGATCGATTCCCTCCAATACCTGTCTCTCCCTCGCCCAAACCTTGACTTTGCT AAGGCAGTAGCTTGCTCCTCAACCAAAGCTGAATATCGGGCTCAAGCCACTGCCGCTTTGGATATTGCTTGGATTCACTCTCTACTTGATGAACTTGGTATCAAGCTATGTGCCACTCCCTTTCTTTATTGTGATAATGTTGGTGCTACCCAACTTAGTCTTAATCCTGTTCTGCATTTTAGGATGAAACATATTGTCATCGATCTTCACTTTGTATGTGACTTTGTTCGTCGTGTTCATTTACATGTTGCTCATGTTCACATAGATGATCAGCTTGCAGATTTATTGATAAAGCCTCTTGCTCGGTCTCATTTCAATCAATTGCAAGGTTAA
- the LOC122292396 gene encoding BTB/POZ domain-containing protein At5g60050 gives MAAENALKSREVSTMIKQGFISVPTLSFSPSRTTATTTATATLSRVYSPTSSPNSKTLSSPPPSPFSSSTSAQTLTRPPHSQTLYDMMSEEQHRESKLSEEKRRKLQDRVSKLLDKAPFRDAAGDVRLSVVGRDGFRVSMDVHKSVLAEKSRFFAEKLRRDRGVAHSVEISDCDDVEVYVEAVVLMYCEDLKRRLMGEEVSKVLGLLKVSAAIMFDAGILSCLEYLETVPWSEDEEEKIISHLNELQLRDSGAEVLLRVSSEPSTSTRSDDVFLRLLTGVLQAKDVKARREMKSLISRLLREDATNFNDRLDVSKDVLYHLCHRCLSSLILCLSEATCVDEKRDRGALMSEIAREADNMQWIVDILIEKKAGDEFVKLWADQKELAVLHSKIPTIYRHEISRITAQLCIAIGRGHILVPKETRFSLLSTWLEPLYEDFGWMRRASRSVDKKLVEDGLSQTILTLPLPQQQAILLNWFDRFLSKGDDCPNIQRAFEVWWRRAFIRQYVADQDSSQLQITVCDYQN, from the exons ATGGCGGCCGAAAACGCATTGAAATCCAGGGAGGTCTCGACGATGATAAAGCAAGGCTTCATCTCTGTTCCAACGCTGTCCTTTTCACCCTCAAGAACAACGGCTACAACGACGGCTACGGCAACCCTTTCTAGGGTTTACTCTCCCACTTCCTCCCCCAACTCCAAAACCCTCTCTTCCCCTCCACCATCCCCATTCTCCTCGTCCACTTCCGCTCAGACCCTGACTCGGCCGCCTCACTCCCAGACCCTCTACGACATGATGTCCGAGGAGCAGCACCGGGAGTCCAAGCTCTCCGAGGAGAAGCGCCGGAAGCTCCAAGACCGCGTTTCTAAACTCCTCGACAAGGCCCCGTTTCGAGACGCCGCCGGCGACGTGAGGCTCTCCGTTGTTGGTAGGGACGGGTTTCGCGTCTCTATGGACGTTCACAAGAGCGTGCTCGCCGAGAAGAGCCGGTTCTTTGCTGAGAAGCTGAGGCGGGACCGTGGGGTGGCCCACTCGGTGGAGATCAGCGATTGTGATGACGTGGAGGTCTACGTCGAGGCTGTGGTGTTGATGTACTGTGAGGACTTGAAGAGGAGGTTGATGGGAGAGGAGGTGTCCAAGGTCTTGGGTTTGCTCAAG GTCTCTGCAGCTATCATGTTTGATGCTGGGATTTTATCATGCTTGGAGTATTTGGAAACTGTACCATGGTCTGAGGATGAAGAGGAAAAAatcatatctcatctcaatgAACTTCAGCTTCGTGACTCTGGTGCTGAAGTTCTGCTGAGAGTATCATCTGAACCATCTACTTCTACAAGATCTGATGACGTGTTCTTGAGATTGCTGACTGGTGTTCTACAAGCAAAAGATGTAAAAGCTCGTCGAGAAATGAAATCTCTAATTTCTCGTTTACTTAGAGAAGATGCCACAAATTTTAATGATAGGCTTGATGTCTCTAAGGATGTACTTTATCATCTTTGCCATAGATGTCTTAGTTCTCTTATCCTATGCTTATCCGAAGCTACTTGTGTGGATGAGAAGCGAGACCGAGGGGCTTTAATGAGTGAAATAGCTCGAGAGGCTGACAATATGCAGTGGATTGTGGATAttctaattgaaaaaaaagCGGGAGACGAATTTGTGAAATTATGGGCAGATCAGAAGGAGCTTGCAGTTCTCCATTCAAAAATCCCCACCATTTATAGGCATGAAATTAGCAGAATCACTGCACAGCTTTGTATTGCTATTGGGAGAGGACATATCTTGGTGCCAAAAGAAACCCGCTTTTCTTTGCTGTCCACATGGCTGGAACCGCTTTATGAAGACTTTGGATGGATGAGAAGGGCTTCTAGATCAGTTGATAAGAAGCTGGTTGAGGATGGATTGAGTCAAACAATTCTTACTCTGCCATTGCCGCAACAACAGGCTATCTTGCTTAATTGGTTTGATAGGTTTCTTAGCAAAGGAGATGACTGCCCCAATATTCAGAGGGCATTTGAGGTTTGGTGGAGAAGAGCCTTCATCAGACAATATGTGGCTGATCAGGATTCTTCCCAGTTGCAAATAACTGTTTGTGACTATCAAAATTGA